One genomic window of Garra rufa chromosome 24, GarRuf1.0, whole genome shotgun sequence includes the following:
- the c1qtnf9 gene encoding complement C1q and tumor necrosis factor-related protein 9A — MLFPTQICMLFLVVLVNAAEQSVSDKNTVCVYGHPGIPGDPGHNGMPGRDGRDGAKGDKGDRGDIGTCGTAGKDGPKGDKGEPGVLGIAGAKGKRGDNGERGPPGKMGPQGFSGPLGLKGQKGELGLPGQQGIKGDVGPTGPEGPQGDIGYKGDKGIQGPLGPPGRPGPKGEIGHPGVKGSIGVRGEKGSKGDIGEQGPKGDMPEIPKSAFSARLSESTKLPAANAPIRFDSILYNSQGHYDPETGRFTCVISGVYFFTYHITVFSRNVKVVLMKNGQRVIYTMDTYQGGEDQAGGGAVLELKVGDKVWLQVADKLLFNGLYADEDDDTVFSGFLLFAT, encoded by the exons ATGCTCTTTCCCACACAGATTTGTATGCTTTTTCTAGTTGTATTGGTCAATGCTGCAGAGCAGAGCGTTTCTGACAAAAATACCGTCTGTGTGTACGGTCACCCCGGGATCCCCGGAGACCCGGGACACAATGGAATGCCAGGCCGTGATGGCAGAGACGGGGCCAAAGGTGATAAAGGAGATAGAG GTGATATAGGAACATGCGGCACAGCTGGTAAAGATGGACCAAAGGGAGATAAAGGAGAACCTg GTGTTCTTGGCATAGCTGGTGCGAAGGGCAAGCGTGGAGACAATGGAGAAAGGGGCCCACCTGGCAAAATGGGGCCCCAAGGCTTCTCAGGGCCACTGGGTTTAAAAGGTCAGAAGGGAGAACTTGGTTTGCCAGGACAACAGGGCATCAAAGGGGACGTGGGTCCAACAGGCCCTGAAGGACCACAAGGAGACATCGGCTATAAGGGAGACAAGGGCATACAAGGTCCTTTGGGGCCCCCAGGGCGACCGGGCCCAAAAGGTGAAATCGGCCACCCAGGTGTCAAAGGCAGCATTGGCGTTCGTGGTGAGAAAGGGTCAAAAGGCGACATCGGGGAGCAAGGTCCAAAGGGGGACATGCCCGAGATACCAAAAAGTGCCTTCTCTGCTAGACTAAGCGAAAGCACCAAGTTACCCGCCGCTAATGCTCCAATTCGCTTTGATAGCATCCTCTATAATAGTCAGGGACACTACGATCCTGAGACCGGCCGCTTCACTTGTGTTATCAGCGGAGTGTATTTTTTCACCTATCATATCACTGTGTTTTCTCGCAATGTGAAAGTGGTCCTGATGAAGAATGGTCAGCGAGTGATCTACACTATGGACACCTACCAAGGCGGGGAGGACCAGGCTGGCGGTGGAGCAGTCCTAGAGTTGAAAGTTGGAGACAAAGTGTGGTTGCAAGTGGCTGATAAACTGCTGTTTAATGGGTTATATGCAGATGAAGACGACGATACTGTTTTTTCTGGATTTCTGCTCTTTGCAACCTAA